In Stanieria sp. NIES-3757, the DNA window ATTCAGGAGTCATGATCCTGCCTGCCGTATCGGGTTGATAACCCAACAACATGGCAGTTGCTTCCCTTTGTTGGTGACTGAGATGTATTAGGAGGTTGCGGACAACTTTGGCTGGTAGCTCATCAAACAATTTAGCGCGATCATCGGGCGACATTTTATCGATAATTTCCAGAACATCCTCGCGGGTGAAGTCTTCGAGTAAAACTTGTTGTACCGATACATCTAAATATTCATAGACAGTGATAGCTTCATCTTTGGCAAGTAACCGAAATGCGATCGCTTGCATTGGTTCTGGTAATTCTTCAATTGCTTCGGCAATGTCTACAGGTTGAACAGGAACTAGAATAGCTTTAGCTCCTTCCCAGTTTTTTTGTTCGAGTAAGATCTTTAGCTGAGAGCAAACTAGCTGTCTTAACTCTTGATGGGGGTTTAACTGATTGGTAGTAAAGTCAGAATGAGCTTCAGTCAAGTCTATAGAAAGTATTGAGCGTCAATTAAGCAGTTCTTGTTTAGATTCTTTTAACTGATGCCAAAGATTTTTGATTTCTTCATAGGCATCTTCTGTACTAATTTTACCGTTGGTTTGTAATCCACAAATATAGACAACTTTTTGAGCGAATTCTTGGAGATTGGCATCAAAAACTAAATTTTGAGGAGTAAATTCACCATAGTATTTGCTGCGAGGATATAAAAAATCTTCTTTATTAATATCCATAGTTTTATTATTGTGTTTTATCTGTTTATTGAGGTTAATTTAATTAAAAATTAAAATTGTCGTTAAAGTCGATCTGATCTAAATACTATCAACAATCGCATCAATTTAAATTAGTTTTTACTAAATAATAATTAACAATCTTAAGCTCCTGGTTTTTAGTACTTTAAGATTAAAAAAAGATTATTAAATGATTAATTTTTAGGAATAATAAAAATTGCAAAGTAACAGGATAGAGCTACTAACAACTGACTCTAAAATAAAAATAGTGCTAAGTTGTCATCCCCAATGATTTAACCACATTCAAATCGGGGGCAAAGAATGACTAAAACTAAGATTATCTCCTCAAGAAAAAAAGCTACTTTAGTTAAAACGCTTCATGCTACTGTCAAAGGAAGAGGTCGCTATAAGATTCAGGGGCTACTGCGGTCTCGGCACGACCGAGGCGCGGAGCGATCGCGCTTGCTGCAAAATTATTTAGAATTTAGGCTCACTAAAGAATCAGCCATTAAAGATGTTGATGCCAATTGTTGGACGGGTAATATTTTAGTAATATTCAACCACAAGTCTAGTCATCAGGAAATTGCTGTTTTAATTGAAGCTATAGTTTTAGACTATCAATATCAGCCTCAATTAGCAGAGAAACAACTAAGTATGGTTCAGACGAGGGAAATAAATATTCCTCAAACCACTTGGCATCTTCAAGAAGCAGAAGTAATTGCCACTCAACTCAACAGTTCAATTTCATCGGGATTATCAACCACAGCACTAGAACAAAACCTTCAAAAATATGGGGCGAATGTTTTAGTTCAAACTAAACCAAGAGCGGGACTGAGTATCTTTGTTGATTATTTTAAATCTGTTCCCGTGGCTTTACTAACTTTGGCAGCAGGATTATCGTTAGTCACTGGTGGAATAGTTGATTCGGTTGTAATTATGGGAGTGGTAGCGATTAATGCGATTCTCGGTTACGCCACAGAAAGTCAATCAGAACGCATTATTCATTCGCTGCAAGGTTTAGTTAATCCTTCTGCTTGGGTAATTCGCAATCTCTCTGAAAAGGAGGTGTATGGAAATCGCCAGTTAATCGAAATTAATTCTCAAGATATTGTCATCGGGGATATTGTCGTTCTTAAACCTGGGACTTATATTCCAGCCGATGCCCGTTTAATTGAAGCTGAAAACCTCAGCGTGGATGAATCTGCCTTAACAGGGGAAAGTTTGCCTGTGTTAAAAACGGCTCAAACTCTGACGGGTAAAGAGATTCCCTTAGCAGAAAGAGTCAATATGGTTTATCGGGGAACATTTGTCACGGGAGGACAGGGATTAGGAATTATCGTTGCAATTGGACAAGCAACGGAAATGGGACGCATTCAAACCCTGGTTGGCGAAACCACTGTACCTCAAACCCCGATGGAACGCCAACTAGACCGAGTAGGAGGGCAATTAGTTTTCTTATCTAGTGCTGTTTGTGGATTAGTATTTGCGATCGGTTTGATTCGGGGTTACGGTGGACTAGAGATGTTAAAAACATCGGTTTCCCTAGCTGTTGCTGCTGTACCAGAAGGCTTACCCACCGTTGCTACTACTACCTTAGCTTTGGGAATTGCCAAGATGAGGCAGCACAAAGTTTTGGTTCGTCGCCTCGAAGCAGTTGAAGCTTTGGGTTCGGTACAAACAATTTGTTTAGATAAAACAGGAACGCTGACAGCTAATCAAATGTCAGTAGTTGAACTTTATGTAGAACAGAAAAATATTACTGTTAATCAGGGAGAATTGTTCTTTGCAGGTGAACCATTTAACCCCTATCGCTACGAGCAGGTATTACAGTTAATCCAAGTAGCTGTTCTTTGTAATGAAAGTAAAGTCGGTCAAGATTCTCAAGGTAAGTATATCGTTAATGGTTCTGCTACTGAAAACTCCTTAATCGAAATGGCGATCGCGACAGGAATTAATGTGCGATCGCTCTTAAAGCAATATCCTCGCCTCGATATCAATCATCGTTCGGAACGTAAAAATTTCATGACCACGATTCATCAAGGGCAGAAGACAGAGCAGTTAGTAGCAGTTAAAGGTAATCCGAGCGAAGTTTTAGAATTATGCCAGTGGAAGCTAGAAAATGGTCAGAAACACCCCCTTACAGAAGTAGACCGTCAAAGAATTGAAGTAGAAAATGAACGCATGGCGAGTGATGCCCTGAGAGTTTTAGGAACAGCCTATGCTTGGGTTGAGAATAATAATGGCAATGGAGTAAAAGATTTAGTTTGGCTGGGATTAATTGGCATGAAAGATCCGATTCGCCAGGGAGTTAAACAATTAATTGGTTCTTTCCATCAAGCAGGAATTGAGACAGTCATGATTACAGGCGATCAAAGTTCAACTGCTTATGCGATTGGGAAAGAATTAAATCTTTCTTCAACAGGAGAATTAGAAATTCTTGATTCTACCGATTTAGCTGATCTCGATTCTGATGTGATGAAAACACTTTGTCAAAGAGTTCATGTCTTTGCAAGGATTAGTCCCGCCCATAAATTAGAAATCGTCCAAGCCTTACAGCGAGCGGGTAAAATCGTGGCGATGACTGGGGATGGCATTAATGATGCACCTGCCTTAAAAGCTGCGGAAGTAGGCATTGCGATGGGGCATGGAGGTACAGATGCAGCTAGAGAAGTTGCCGATGTGGTGTTAGAAGATGACAACTTGGAAACCATGATTATTGCCGTCAGTCAGGGACGGACGATCTACAACAACATCAGAAAATCAGTTCATTTTCTCCTTTCTACCAATCTCAGCGAGATTATCGTGGTTTTTCTGTCAAATGCTGGAGGAATTGGTCAACCCCTCAACGCCATGCAATTACTATGGCTCAATTTAGTTACTGACATTTTCCCAGGATTGGCATTAGCTTTAGAAGCACCTGAACCAGACGTTCTTCAAGTTCCACCTCGTTCCCCCGACGAGGCGATTCTTCAGCCCAAGGATTTTCAACGGATTGCAGTCGAATCGAGCGTTCTTTCCCTTAGTACGATGTCTGCTTATGGCTATGGTATTGCCCGTTATGGTGTTGGTCTTCAAGCTAGTACGATTGCCTTTATGAGTTTGGTGATAGGACAATTGTTACATTCCCTAAGTTGTCGTTCGGATCGACCTTTCCGTATTTTTAAGTCTCCTGCCAATCATTACCTAACCGTTGCTTTAGGAGGCTCGTTAACCCTACAATTGCTCTGCCTGGCTATTCCTGGTTTGGGTAATCTCTTGAAAGTTACCCCCGTTAATCTCCTCGATAGTGCCGTAATTGCTGGTAGTGCGATCGCTCCTCTGCTGATTAATGAAAGTACTAAAACTATTAAAGGAGGATAAGAAATATGAAACAAGAATTTATGTTTACCTCCGAATCCGTTACCGAAGGGCATCCAGACAAACTCTGCGATCAAATTAGTGATGCGATCGTTGATCGCTTTCTCAGTCGCGACCCCTATGCTAGAGTAATCACTGAATGTGCCGTTGCTACTGCGATCGTTTTTATTGCAGCCAGATTTGAAGCCGATACCTTAGTAGACTTTACCAAAATTGCCCGACAAATAATAAAACAGGTTGGTTACGAACAATCGTCTTTTAGCGCCAAAACTTGTAGTATCGTTACCAGCCTCAAAGAATTACCTACTAATGGCGATCGCTATATTGATGAAAAGAAACTCTCTGATGCAGAAATCGAAGCAATTGCCGTAAAAAACCAAGCCACTGTCTTCGGTTTTGCTTGTAATCAAACTCCTGTCTTTCTGCCCTTACCAATTTGGTTGGCACACCAATTAGCTAAAAGATTAACTCAAGTTCGAGTCGAAAATATCCTGCCCTACCTCACTCCCGACGGTAAAACCCAAGTCGGAGTTGAATACCGCGATCGCCAACCAGCCCGTATCCACAGTATTACAATTATTGCCAGTCAGTATCCCCGTTCTAATTCTCGCAGTCCCGATTTAAAGCAATTACAACAAGATCTGCGTGAGACAGTAATTAATCCCGTTTTTACTCATGAAAAAATCAAACCAGACAAAAAGATACTCGCATCTTTATTAACCCCGATGGATTATTAATTATCGGTGGTCCTGCTGCCCATTCTGGTTTGACTGGCAGAAAAAATGCGATCGATACCTACGGTGAATATTCTCGTCATGGTGGTGCAGCTCTCAGTGGTAAAGATCCCACTAGAATAGATCGAGTCGGTGCTTATGCAGCCCGTTATGCAGCCAAAAATGTTGTTGCTGCGGGTTTAGCTGATGAATGCGAAGTTCAACTAAGTTATTCTATCGGACTTGCTCGCCCAGTTAGTATTCAGGTAGAAACCTTTGGTACGGGTAAAGTACCCGATGAAAAAATTTGCTCTCTGTTAGAGCAACATTTTGACTTTCGTTTAGCAGGAATTATCAAGCAATTCAATCTCAGATTTTTACCAGCCCTATTTAAAGGAGGATTTTATCGCAAACTGGCAGCTTACGGTCATGTCGGTAGAATGGATTTGGGTTTAGTCCCTTGGGAAGAAACCGATAAGGTTGGAATTGTTTGCCTCTAAACTTAAAGTTCAGAAAAGTTAAATTGTTTATTTTTCTAAGCAAAAATCTCCGAACTTTAATAATCAACAGATAATAGAAATAGATCGTCTTGTACCACATCATCGCAACAAGGAGAAATCAAGATGGCATTAAAATTAGAAGATTTGTTTGAAGATTTAGGAGTTCCTGGAATAGCTGCAATTGTTCTTGCCCCTCTACTAATTCCTGCTGTTGCCAAAGCTGGTAAACCCCTAGCTAAAGCTGTGATTAAAGGGGGAATTGTTGCTTACGAAAAAAGTAGGGGTGTAATTGCTGAAACAGGAGAAGCCTTAGAAGACTTAGTAGCCGAAGTTAAAGCTGAATTAGCTGAAGATAAAGAGAATTTAGCCTTAAATTCAGTTGAAGATTCATCTCAATAAAATTTTTATTTCTACAACTTTTGACCGAAATGAGAAAAAAAAATATCTTCAAAACAAAACTGAAGAACGTCACAACTTATACTATTTCTCAAAAGTAATGAGAGCCTTAATAGAAGGAGTAAAAAATAAAATTAATTTTAATGTCTGGAGTATCAAAAATAGAAATAGCTGAGTCAGTAGAAGAATTAAAATTGCTGATAAAGCAACAGAAAACGGGATTAGGATATGCTAAAGTTCAAAGTCTCTATTTGCTGAAAATTAATGCAGTAGAAACCATTAAACATTTAGCAGTAATTATTGGTAGAGGAGAATCGACAATTCATGGTTGGTTACATATATATAAAACGGGAGGATTATCTCTTTTACTAAAAGAACCACTAAAAACAGGAAGACCAAAAACATTATTAGCTCCGATTAATGCCCAGATTGTTAGCAAAACTCCTGGAAGGGTTCGTTTTCGCCTCGATCATTCTCATCGTCATCAAAAAGTAATTGAGCCAATTACCGAGGCACTACGAAGCAAGTTAGAGATTTACCGAGTTAGAAGTAATGTGGCTAGTGGCAGTATTACTGTATTTCACGGACGTGAACTACTTGATTTCAAAGATTTGAGAGAAATATTAAGCGATTTGGGTATAATTCTCTCAGAAACAATCGAAAAACCTTTACCGTTAAATAGCAACCATTCTGAAGTCTCTGTTGCCATTAATCAAGCAGCTTTAGATTTAAATCGTAGAGTCAAACAAGCTACTCAAGGTTCAATTGATTTACGTTTTCTCCTTCCCTTTGGCTTTGGAATTTTAGCTCTACAACAGTTAAAAGTAAGAGGATTACAATTAGAATTTATTCCTTGGTATGTTTTAGCCTGGTACGCTTTTGATAGTTTTATTAAACTAAATCAAACTTCAGGTCAGAGCATAGATTCTAAAGCGTAAAGAAAAGTTTTGCAATCATAAGCGATCGCGTTAAATTATCCCGTTTTTCATACATTCATTATAAAGATTGGTATTGATATTATTTTAAATTACTGCATTTGCCAGAATTTAATAGTTTGATCGGCACTACTACTAACTAATAATTTTCCATTAGGACTAAGAGCAAGGTTATTAATAGCTTGTTTATGACCAAATAGAGTTTGTTTTATTTGTCCCGTTTTAAGATGCCAAATTTTAATTGTTTGATCCTGACTTCCACTAAATAAATATTGACTATCAGGACTAATAACTAGAGTACAAATTTCTGCCGAATGTTCTGTTAAATCATGTAAAAGTTTTCCTGTTTTTAAATCCCAAACTTTAATAGTGCGATCGCTACTACCACTAACAACCATATTACCATCAGGTGTAATTGCGACAACTTTTACTACTCCTTGATGACCTGTTAATGTTTTTAATAAATCCCCATTATTTAAATTCCAAATTCTTAAAGTATGGTCTTTACTACCACTAATTAAAGTTTGACCATTTGGACTAATTGCTAAAGAATGAACTCCTTGTTTATGTCCAAATAACGTTAAAAATGATTCTCCTGTTTTTAAATTCCATAGTTTAATTTTATGACTACCACTGGCTAGCCACTTACCGCGATCGCTAGAATAAATTACTAAAGAATGAATAATTTGTTTATGACCGAATAGAGTTTGTTCTAAGTTACCTGTTTCTAAATTCCAAATTTTAATATAGCTTCTGTTATTAGTGTTATTGGTACTAGCTAATATTTTGCCATTCTGACTAAGGGTAATAGCAATAATTTTGCCAGAATTTATTTTTAAATTTAAACTTGGAGATAAGGAAACTTGACGAGGTTTAAGCTGCCATACATCAAGGTTATTGTCATTGCTTTTACTAATCAATTGATAGCTATTATGTTTAATAAATACAGAAAAAACTCGACCAGAAATTTCCGTTAAG includes these proteins:
- a CDS encoding ATPase, P-type, HAD superfamily, subfamily IC, with the translated sequence MTKTKIISSRKKATLVKTLHATVKGRGRYKIQGLLRSRHDRGAERSRLLQNYLEFRLTKESAIKDVDANCWTGNILVIFNHKSSHQEIAVLIEAIVLDYQYQPQLAEKQLSMVQTREINIPQTTWHLQEAEVIATQLNSSISSGLSTTALEQNLQKYGANVLVQTKPRAGLSIFVDYFKSVPVALLTLAAGLSLVTGGIVDSVVIMGVVAINAILGYATESQSERIIHSLQGLVNPSAWVIRNLSEKEVYGNRQLIEINSQDIVIGDIVVLKPGTYIPADARLIEAENLSVDESALTGESLPVLKTAQTLTGKEIPLAERVNMVYRGTFVTGGQGLGIIVAIGQATEMGRIQTLVGETTVPQTPMERQLDRVGGQLVFLSSAVCGLVFAIGLIRGYGGLEMLKTSVSLAVAAVPEGLPTVATTTLALGIAKMRQHKVLVRRLEAVEALGSVQTICLDKTGTLTANQMSVVELYVEQKNITVNQGELFFAGEPFNPYRYEQVLQLIQVAVLCNESKVGQDSQGKYIVNGSATENSLIEMAIATGINVRSLLKQYPRLDINHRSERKNFMTTIHQGQKTEQLVAVKGNPSEVLELCQWKLENGQKHPLTEVDRQRIEVENERMASDALRVLGTAYAWVENNNGNGVKDLVWLGLIGMKDPIRQGVKQLIGSFHQAGIETVMITGDQSSTAYAIGKELNLSSTGELEILDSTDLADLDSDVMKTLCQRVHVFARISPAHKLEIVQALQRAGKIVAMTGDGINDAPALKAAEVGIAMGHGGTDAAREVADVVLEDDNLETMIIAVSQGRTIYNNIRKSVHFLLSTNLSEIIVVFLSNAGGIGQPLNAMQLLWLNLVTDIFPGLALALEAPEPDVLQVPPRSPDEAILQPKDFQRIAVESSVLSLSTMSAYGYGIARYGVGLQASTIAFMSLVIGQLLHSLSCRSDRPFRIFKSPANHYLTVALGGSLTLQLLCLAIPGLGNLLKVTPVNLLDSAVIAGSAIAPLLINESTKTIKGG
- a CDS encoding Methionine adenosyltransferase, with protein sequence MKQEFMFTSESVTEGHPDKLCDQISDAIVDRFLSRDPYARVITECAVATAIVFIAARFEADTLVDFTKIARQIIKQVGYEQSSFSAKTCSIVTSLKELPTNGDRYIDEKKLSDAEIEAIAVKNQATVFGFACNQTPVFLPLPIWLAHQLAKRLTQVRVENILPYLTPDGKTQVGVEYRDRQPARIHSITIIASQYPRSNSRSPDLKQLQQDLRETVINPVFTHEKIKPDKKILASLLTPMDY
- a CDS encoding Methionine adenosyltransferase; the encoded protein is MTGRKNAIDTYGEYSRHGGAALSGKDPTRIDRVGAYAARYAAKNVVAAGLADECEVQLSYSIGLARPVSIQVETFGTGKVPDEKICSLLEQHFDFRLAGIIKQFNLRFLPALFKGGFYRKLAAYGHVGRMDLGLVPWEETDKVGIVCL